The following proteins come from a genomic window of Oricola thermophila:
- a CDS encoding autotransporter outer membrane beta-barrel domain-containing protein — MNLDLKLWPASALCALMLPGAAMAADFTIVDGQTETMTQTLSDPGDVGTVEAGGTISTAGDNHHAVRMNENGQSLANHGRLETSGGRSSGILSGGDDAVISNSGVIETSGGEGHGITSGGDGAEIGNSGTIETSGIFGYGIRSSGADAEIENSGAIETSRLYSDGIWSHGANAVIGNFGTIRTSGLSAEGIWSDGANAAIDNSGVIETSGDIAEGIDSSGANATVSNSGTISTSGYNADGIWSHGANAVVLNSGTIATSGDWAMGIYHFGADSVVLNSGTIETSGISGYGIRSSGADAEIENSGAIETSGLYSDGIWSHGANAVIGNFGTIRTSGLSAEGIWSDGANAAIDNSGVIETSGDSAEGIDSSGANATVSNSGTISTSGDNADGIWSHGANAVVLNSGAVETSGDLAYGILSEAADATIGNTGTIVVTGAGAAGVLSTADGATVTNSGTIASEQDNALELQGSNATVNLLAGSVIRGGIEFGQPGTATLNIGPGLNTALTVTGMPATVDAGGRPLVVSGGVVAVVDPVGFAAAPSMIAGATGALANSLDRRMRGPVSSSAPSFVTSYFPVAGGGEGASAAGWWGDVFGGVSSRSASGNEAGYGQLHGGAVVGFDREVSASTRAGLFAGGLAGRFAEDNDATVVDMAGIFGGAYARHDAGAFFADLSVTGGVTFNDSDRQVLNNLAPGGIETATASYSGVFASPSLTVGRNYEVAGATFTPSLRARYAGIYLDGYTETGSAAALTVDSRVHHVFDLRAQVETALVDRDDAGDMQRVSLRAGVDGIFHRGDDVDADLLGTGISFASGTDEDVARGFVGVDAAHVMPGGRTFNAGFEVGAGTDSVVTLDLRAGLRGRF, encoded by the coding sequence ATGAACCTTGATTTGAAGTTGTGGCCTGCATCGGCCCTTTGCGCGCTGATGCTTCCGGGGGCGGCGATGGCCGCCGATTTCACCATTGTCGACGGGCAGACGGAGACGATGACGCAAACGCTGTCCGACCCGGGCGACGTCGGCACCGTCGAGGCCGGCGGCACGATATCGACGGCGGGAGATAACCACCACGCTGTCCGCATGAATGAGAACGGTCAGTCGCTTGCCAACCACGGAAGGCTCGAAACGTCGGGCGGTCGGTCGTCCGGCATCTTATCCGGGGGCGATGATGCGGTGATCTCCAATTCCGGCGTGATCGAAACCTCGGGCGGAGAAGGGCACGGAATCACTTCCGGGGGCGATGGTGCGGAGATCGGCAATTCCGGCACGATCGAAACGTCGGGCATATTTGGCTATGGTATCCGGTCTTCCGGTGCCGATGCGGAGATCGAAAATTCCGGCGCGATCGAAACGTCGAGATTATACTCGGACGGCATTTGGTCTCATGGTGCAAATGCGGTTATCGGCAATTTCGGTACGATCAGGACTTCGGGCCTTTCGGCGGAAGGCATCTGGTCTGATGGCGCCAATGCGGCGATCGACAATTCCGGCGTGATCGAAACGTCGGGTGATATCGCGGAGGGCATCGATTCGTCGGGCGCCAACGCAACGGTGTCCAATTCCGGCACGATCTCGACGTCGGGTTATAACGCAGACGGCATTTGGTCTCATGGTGCAAATGCGGTGGTTCTCAATTCCGGCACGATCGCAACCTCGGGCGACTGGGCGATGGGCATCTACCATTTCGGCGCAGATTCGGTGGTTCTCAATTCCGGCACGATCGAAACGTCGGGCATATCTGGCTATGGTATCCGGTCTTCCGGTGCCGATGCGGAGATCGAAAATTCCGGCGCGATCGAAACGTCGGGATTATACTCGGACGGCATTTGGTCTCATGGTGCAAATGCGGTTATCGGCAATTTCGGTACGATCAGGACTTCGGGCCTTTCGGCGGAAGGCATCTGGTCTGATGGCGCCAATGCGGCGATCGACAATTCCGGCGTGATCGAAACGTCGGGTGATAGCGCGGAGGGCATCGATTCGTCGGGCGCCAACGCAACGGTGTCCAATTCCGGCACGATCTCGACGTCGGGTGATAACGCAGACGGCATTTGGTCTCATGGTGCAAATGCGGTGGTTCTCAATTCCGGCGCGGTCGAAACGTCGGGCGATCTGGCGTATGGCATCTTGTCCGAGGCGGCAGATGCGACGATCGGCAATACCGGCACGATCGTCGTGACAGGCGCTGGTGCAGCCGGTGTTCTCAGCACCGCCGACGGTGCCACGGTCACCAACAGCGGCACGATTGCCAGCGAGCAGGACAACGCCCTTGAACTGCAGGGCAGCAATGCGACGGTGAACCTGCTCGCCGGTTCGGTGATCCGGGGCGGGATCGAGTTCGGTCAACCGGGCACCGCGACGCTCAACATCGGCCCCGGCCTGAACACCGCACTCACGGTGACGGGCATGCCCGCGACCGTCGATGCGGGCGGGCGGCCCCTCGTGGTGAGCGGCGGTGTGGTGGCGGTCGTCGACCCGGTCGGCTTCGCGGCCGCCCCGTCCATGATCGCCGGGGCGACCGGTGCCCTCGCCAATTCGCTCGACCGGCGCATGCGCGGCCCCGTCTCCTCCTCGGCCCCGTCCTTCGTGACGTCCTACTTCCCCGTCGCCGGTGGCGGCGAAGGGGCGTCCGCCGCGGGCTGGTGGGGCGATGTCTTCGGCGGCGTGAGTAGCCGGTCCGCCAGCGGCAACGAGGCCGGCTACGGCCAGCTGCATGGCGGTGCGGTCGTCGGCTTCGACCGGGAGGTGTCGGCCTCGACCAGGGCGGGCCTGTTCGCGGGCGGCCTGGCGGGGCGCTTCGCCGAGGACAACGACGCGACGGTGGTGGACATGGCCGGCATCTTCGGCGGCGCCTATGCCCGCCACGATGCGGGGGCGTTCTTCGCCGACCTGTCGGTGACCGGCGGCGTGACCTTCAACGACAGCGACCGGCAGGTGCTGAACAACCTGGCGCCCGGCGGCATCGAGACGGCCACGGCCAGCTACTCGGGCGTCTTTGCCAGCCCGTCGCTGACGGTCGGCAGGAATTACGAGGTTGCGGGGGCGACGTTCACGCCGAGCCTGCGCGCGCGCTATGCCGGCATCTACCTGGACGGCTATACGGAGACGGGTTCGGCCGCGGCGCTGACGGTGGACAGCCGCGTTCACCACGTCTTCGACCTGCGCGCGCAGGTGGAGACCGCGCTGGTCGACCGTGACGACGCGGGCGACATGCAGCGCGTGTCGCTCCGGGCGGGTGTGGACGGCATCTTCCACCGGGGAGACGATGTCGATGCCGACCTTCTCGGCACCGGCATATCCTTCGCGTCCGGCACGGATGAGGATGTCGCGCGCGGCTTTGTCGGCGTGGATGCGGCGCATGTGATGCCGGGCGGGCGGACGTTCAATGCCGGTTTCGAGGTCGGGGCGGGTACCGACAGCGTCGTGACGCTGGACCTGCGCGCCGGGCTGCGAGGCCGCTTCTGA